In Rhodocyclaceae bacterium, a single genomic region encodes these proteins:
- a CDS encoding threonine synthase, which produces MPRWQSDDGNGVDLETCPGITRDRIDPSRRSLWRYAAAMAVPYEGAVTLGEGWTPLLPRSWKGVELLWKLEYVMPTGSFKDRGMTAMVSYLKLHGITDVLEDSSGNAGASLSTYAAAAGMRCRIMVPATASYPKIAQMAAHGADVVAVTGTRQDVADAALREASSMFYASHNRQPYFLEGTKTLAYELWEQLGFRLPDNVIVPVGYGANVLGCERGFAELMRAGETDRMPRIFGVQAANVSPLAQAFDEGLEDYKDIVPVPTLAEGIASQRPTRGRSILRAVRESGGRILSVGEDEIVAALRTLAGMGFYVEPTCASVGAALGHLLDAGDIRPGETTVAVLTGTGLKASEMIGKALGLSARTLDPLAARL; this is translated from the coding sequence ATGCCACGCTGGCAGTCCGACGACGGCAACGGCGTCGACCTGGAAACGTGTCCAGGCATCACGCGCGACCGGATCGATCCGTCTCGCCGCTCCCTGTGGCGTTATGCCGCCGCGATGGCCGTGCCGTACGAAGGTGCTGTCACGCTGGGCGAGGGCTGGACGCCGCTGCTGCCCAGGTCGTGGAAGGGTGTAGAGCTGCTGTGGAAGCTCGAGTACGTGATGCCGACCGGTTCGTTCAAGGACCGCGGCATGACTGCGATGGTGAGCTACCTGAAGCTGCATGGCATCACGGACGTGCTCGAGGATTCGTCCGGCAACGCCGGCGCGTCGCTCTCGACCTATGCCGCCGCAGCCGGGATGCGCTGCCGGATCATGGTGCCGGCAACGGCCTCCTATCCGAAGATCGCCCAGATGGCCGCGCACGGAGCAGACGTGGTGGCGGTGACCGGCACCCGGCAGGATGTGGCCGACGCCGCACTGCGCGAAGCCTCGTCGATGTTCTACGCGAGCCACAACCGGCAGCCTTACTTCCTCGAGGGCACCAAGACGCTGGCCTACGAGCTCTGGGAACAGCTCGGCTTCCGGCTGCCGGACAACGTGATCGTCCCGGTCGGCTACGGTGCGAACGTGCTCGGCTGTGAGCGCGGCTTCGCCGAGCTGATGCGCGCCGGAGAAACCGACCGCATGCCGCGCATCTTCGGCGTGCAGGCGGCCAACGTGTCGCCGCTGGCGCAGGCGTTCGACGAGGGCCTGGAAGACTACAAGGACATCGTGCCGGTACCGACGCTTGCCGAAGGCATCGCGTCGCAGCGCCCGACGCGTGGCCGCTCGATCCTGCGCGCCGTGCGCGAGTCCGGTGGCCGCATCCTGTCGGTCGGCGAGGACGAGATCGTCGCGGCCTTGCGCACGCTGGCCGGCATGGGGTTCTATGTCGAGCCGACCTGCGCCTCGGTCGGCGCGGCGCTCGGGCACCTGCTCGATGCGGGCGACATCCGGCCGGGCGAGACGACGGTGGCGGTTCTCACCGGCACCGGACTGAAGGCCTCGGAGATGATCGGAAAGGCGCTCGGACTGTCAGCGCGCACGCTGGATCCCCTTGCCGCGCGCCTCTGA